The genomic stretch AGCGTGATCGCGTAGTTGTGCGAGACCTTCGTGCGGATGCCCATGCGCTCGGCGAGCCGGGCGATCTTCTTCGTGCCGACCTGGATGCCGACCGCGGCGAAGACCGAGTTGTCCGACCACGTGAGCGCGCTGCGCAATGTGCGCGTGCCGGCGTAGGAGCCCTCGTCGTTGTTGACGACGAAGACCTCCCGGCCCTTCGTCCCGGGCACGGTGAACTCGCGCTTGCGCGACGGCCACAGCGAGTCGGGCGAGACGCCCTCCTTCAGCGCCTGGGCGAGGACGAACGGCTTGAAGCTCGAGCCCGGCTGGCGCTGGCCCTGGGTCGCGAGGTTGAAGGCCGACGTGTTGTAGTCGCGCCCGCCGACCATCGCGCGGACCTCGCCGGTCTTGTTGTCGATGACGACGACCGACGCGGTGGGCCCGTCAGGGTTCGCGAAGCGCGAGGCGACGGCCTGCTCGGCGGCGCGCTGGATGTCGAGGTCGAGCGTGGTGCGGATCTTCAACCCGCCCTGGAAGGACGCGATCGCGCCGTAGCGGTCGACGACCTGCTGACGCACCCAGGTCGTGAAGTACGGCGTCGAGGGGGTCGGGCCCGTCTCGGTCGGCGGAGAGATCTGCGCTTCGCCCGGCAGCGCCTCGGTGATGAACTCGCGGTACTCGGCGTCGGTGATCTTGCCCTGCTCGCGCATCTTCTCGAGCACCTGGTTGCGGCGCGCCTTGGCCGCCTGCGGGTGGTCGATCGGGTCGTAGCCGCTCGGGTTCTGGACGATGCCCGCGAGGAAGGCCGACTCGAACGGCGTCAGCACCTTCGAGCAAGGCTTGGCGAGCGACTCGCCGCAGCCTGGGTGGTCGGCGCCGAAGTACGTGCGCGCGGCGGACTCGACGCCGTAGGCGCCGCTGCCGAAGTAGACCGAGTTCAGGTACTCGGTGAGGATCTTCTGCTTGGACCACTTGCGCGTCAGGTGGTAGGCGAGCGCGGCCTCGCGCAGCTTCTCGAACACCGTCCGCTTGTTCTCGCGCTCGAGCGCCCGCTTGACGAACTGCTGTGTGATGGTCGACCCGCCCTGGCGCGGCTTGCCCTGGATCACGTCGGCGACGAACGCGCGGCCGATGGCCTTCAGGTCGACGCCGGCGTTCGTGTAGAAGCGCTCGTCCTCGATCGCGATGATCGCGTTCGTCATCGAGGGGTTGATGTCCTCGAAGGGCACGAGGACGCGGCCCTGGTTGGACGTGAGGATCCCGAGCCGGCGGCCGCGGATGTCGGTGATGATCGAGTTCTTGGAGTGCTTGAACTCGGCGCGGTTCTCGAGGTCCGGCAGGTCGGACGCGACCGCCATCATCATCCCGAACACCGTCGAGATGACCGCCAGCGCCAGGAGCGGCACCAGGATCAGCAGGAGTCGCAGCTTCTTCAGCCGCGGCTTACGACGCGATGGGAACGGGATCGGTTCGTTCATGCCAACTCGGCCACGGCGGGTCGGACGGGCCGTGGAGGGAGGTTTCGGCGCAGCCGGCGGCAGGGCGGCCGAAGCAGGCCTCAGACTACCATCGCGCCGGATGTCAACCCCCCTCTTGCGCAACGCGGTCGATGCCCTGCCGGCGGGGGAGCTCGAGCGCAAGCTCGCGCTCGATCGGCCCCTGCGCGTGAAGCTCGGCGTGGACCCGACGACCGCGGACCTGCACCTCGGCCACACGGTCGTGCTCGGCAAGCTGCGCGAGTTCCAGGACGCCGGCCACCGCGTCGTCCTGATCATCGGCGACTACACCGCTCGCGTGGGCGACCCGAGCGGGCGCTCCAAGGCGCGGCCGGTGCCGTCCGGCGAGGAGATCGACGCCAACGCGCGGACCTACCAGGAGCAGGCGTTCAAGGTCCTGCGCGACGATCCGGACCTGCTCGAGGTCCGGTGGAACTCCGAGTGGCTGGACATGCCGATGGAGGAGCTGTTCCGGCTCACGCGCGTGGCGACGGTTGCGCAGATCCTCGAGCGCGACGACTTCGCCAAGCGCTGGGCCGCGCGGACGCCGATCGCGATGCTCGAGCTGCTCTATCCGCTGCTGCAGGGCTACGACTCCGTGGCGGTGCGCGCGGACGTCGAGATCGGGGGCACCGACCAGAAGTTCAACCTGCTGCTCGGCCGCGACGTCCAGCGCGCCTACGGCCAGCCCGAGCAGGCGGTGCTCACGCTGCCGATCCTCGTGGGGACGGACGGGCACGAGAAGATGTCGAAGTCGCTGGGCAACTACGTCGGCGTCTCCGAGCCGCCGGAGGAGCAGTACGGCAAGACGCTGTCGCTGCCCGACGAGGCGATGGGCCAGTGGTACGAGCTCCTGCTGGGGCGCGACCCGGACCCCTCCTCGAGCCCGCGCGACGCCAAGCACGCGCTGGCCCGCGAGATCGTGGCCCGCTATCACGGCGAGCAGGCCGCGGACGCGGCGGCGGCGCACTTCCAGCGCGTCGTCGTGCAGAAGCAGGCGCCCGCGGAGATGGGGGAGCTCGCCGTGGCGGGCGATCCCGTGCACGTGCCGGCCGTCCTGGCCGAGGCGTTCGGCATCTCGCGCTCGGAGGCCCGGCGCCTCATGGCCCAGGACGGGGTGCGCCTCGACGACGAGGTGCTGCGCGACGCCGACGTGCCCGCGCAGGCGCTCGACGGCCGCGTCCTGCGCGCCGGCAAGCGCCGCTTCGTGCGGCTGCGGCGCGACGTCTGAAGCATCGGATCCCGGATCCGCTACAGTCCCCGGCCGGTTCGGTGCAGCGCGGTGCTGCACGGGCCTCGGAAGGGTTCCGTCCGGCAGGTCGCTACACTGCCGTCCAGCAGTCTCCATGCGAGGTGCTGTCGGCTCTCTTCCGAGCCAAGGAGCATCGCGCTATACTGAGCTGTCCGACCCGAAGTGCTCTGCGCTTCGGATCGCGTCCAACGGAGGGCGACCCCCTCCGCGAGAGGCGCGGCGGTCTTTGAAAACTCAACAGCATGCGCTTCTGGATCCTTCGGGATCCAAAAGTAAAGGCTCGATCCATTCGGTCGCCAGCGGCCGGATGGACACAATTGAACCCGTCATGATCGTCGTCGTCTTGTGTATGACGATGGCGTGAAGTAGTCATGACAACACTTCGTGACGGCTGGCTTCCGCCAGGAGGCCGGCCAGTAGTTCTTCACGGAGAGTTTGATCCTGGCTCAGGACGAACGCTGGCGGCGTGCTTAACACATGCAAGTGGAGCGACGAACCGGGGCTTGCCCCGGGGCAGAGCCGCGAACGGGTGAGTAACACGTGGGTCACCTGCCTCGATGACCGGGACAACCCGAGGAAACTCGGGCTAATACCGGATGTGCACTTAGGTGGAAAGGTAGCTTCGGCTTCCGCATCGAGATGGGCCCGCGGCGCATTAGCTTGTTGGTGGGGTAACGGCCTACCAAGGCGACGATGCGTAGCTGGTCTGAGAGGACGATCAGCCACACTGGGACTGAGACACGGCCCAGACTCCTACGGGAGGCAGCAGTGGGGAATCTTGCGCAATGCGCGAAAGCGTGACGCAGCAACGCCGCGTGGGGGAAGAAGGCCTTCGGGTTGTAAACCTCTTTCAGTTGGGACGAAGCTTCGGCGGTGAACAGCCGCCCGGAGTGACGGTACCTTCACAAGAAGCCCCGGCTAACTACGTGCCAGCAGCCGCGGTAATACGTAGGGGGCAAGCGTTGTCCGGAATCATTGGGCGTAAAGCGCGTGTAGGCGGCTCGGTAAGTCTGCTCTGAAAGTCCAAGGCTCAACCTTGGGATGCGGGTGGATACTGCCGGGCTCGAGTCCGGAAGAGGCGAGTGGAATTCCTGGTGTAGCGGTGAAATGCGCAGATATCAGGAGGAACACCAATGGCGAAGGCAGCTCGCTGGGACGTGACTGACGCTGAGACGCGAAAGCGTGGGGAGCAAACAGGATTAGATACCCTGGTAGTCCACGCCGTAAACGATGGGCACTAGGTGTAGGGGGTGTCGACTCCCCCTGTGCCGAAGCTAACGCATTAAGTGCCCCGCCTGGGGAGTACGGCCGCAAGGCTAAAACTCAAAGGAATTGACGGGGGCCCGCACAAGCAGCGGAGCATGTGGTTTAATTGGACGCAACGCCAAGAACCTTACCCGGGCTTGACATGTTCCTGACCGGCCTGGAAACAGGTCTTCCCTTCGGGGCAGGATCACAGGTGGTGCATGGCTGTCGTCAGCTCGTGTCGTGAGATGTTGGGTTAAGTCCCGCAACGAGCGCAACCCCCGTCGCATGTTGCCAGCATTTAGTTGGGGACTCATGCGAGACTGCCGGTGACAAACCGGAGGAAGGTGGGGATGACGTCAAGTCATCATGCCCCTTATGTCCGGGGCTACACACGTGCTACATTGGCGCGTACAGAGGGCTGCGATACCGCGAGGTGGAGCGAATCCCTTAAAGCGCGTCTCGGTTCGGATAGCAGGCTGAAACTCGCCTGCTTGAAGGCGGAGTTGCTAGTAATCGCGGATCAGCATTGCCGCGGTGAATACGTTCCCGGGCCTTGTACACACCGCCCGTCACACCACGGGAGTGAGCAACACCCGAAGCCGGTGGCCTAACCCCTTGTGGGAGGGAGCCGTCGAAGGTGGGGCTCGTGACTGGGGTGAAGTCGTAACAAGGTAGCCGTACCGGAAGGTGCGGCTGGATCACCTCCTTTCTAGGGAGCCCCGAATCCGGGGCCGGCAGGGTCTAGGACCCTGTTGCTAGGAATGTCGACCGAGCCTTGCCGTGCGAGCTCGGACATACCGTCCGGCTTTAGCGCGGTGCATGCTGTTGAGTTTTGAGAGACCGCACAGGTGAGTCCCACCCGTGCCCTCTCGGCGGTCCTTGAAAACTGCACAGTAGCCACATCACAGCCGCGGATCGATAAGCCCGCGGCTGTAAACGGGTATCACCGAGCCGAACTCTTGAGTTCGGCTTGATCACCGTCAAGATAGTAAGGGCACATGGTGGATGCCTTGGCACCAAGAGTCGATGAAGGGCGTGGACGACTGCGAAAAGCCCCGGTTAGGCGTTGAACGGCCTTTGACCCGGGGATTCCCGAATGGGTAAACCCAGCGCTGGTAATGCGGCGTTACTCCCGGCTGAACACATAGGCCGGGTAGAGACAAGCGGGGGAAGTGAAACATCTCAGTACCCCGAGGAAAGTAAATCAAAAGAGACTCCCTGAGTAGTGGCGAGCGAAAGGGGATCAGCCCAAACCTTGTGCGTGCAAGCGGCCACGCGTTGCGCACGAGGGGTTGTAGGGCGTTCGTTCTGGGCTGTGGCTGGCCCAGCAGGAGTTACAAAGTTGTGTGGTAGTCGAATCGCGTGGAACCGCGAACCAAAGAGGGCAACCGTCCCGTAGACGAAACTGCACAGCCTCCTGTCGGACGTTCCTGAGTAGGACCGCACCCGTGAAACGCGGTCTGAATCTGGGGGGACCACCCTCCAAGGCTAAGTACTCCTTGGTGACCGATAGCGGACTAGTACCGTGAGGGAAAGGTGAAAAGTACCCCGGAAGGGGAGTGAAATAGTACCTGAAACCGCGTGCCTACAAGCGGTGGGAGCAGACTTGTTCTGTGACCGCGTGCTTTTTGCATAACGAGCCGGCGAGTTACTCGTCTGCGGCAAGGTTAAGCGATGAGCGGAGCCGTAGCGAAAGCGAGTCCGAATAGGGCGATTTGAGTCGTAGGCGGTAGACCCGAAACTGAGCGAGCTACCCATGGGCAGGTTGAAGCGGGGGTAAGACCTCGTGGAGGACCGAACCGACCTAGGTTGAAAACTGGGCGGATGACCTGTGGGTCGGAGTGAAAGGCTAATCAAGCTCAGTGATATCTGGTTCTCTCCGAAATATATTTAGGTATAGCCTCGGATAAGATGCGTTTTGGCCGTAGAGCTACTGTTTGGACTAGGGGCCCTACCAGGTTACCGACTTCAGGCAAACTCCGAAGACCATGACGTGTACTCCGGGAGTCAGTTGCTGGGGGATAAACTTCAGCGTCAAAAGGGAAACAGCCCAGACCGCCAGCTAAGGTCCCTAAGTGCTAGCTAAGTGGGAAACGATGTCCGGATGCATAGACAACCAGGAGGTTGGCTTAGAGGCAGCCACCCTTGAAAGAGTGCGTAACAGCTCACTGGTCAAGTGTCCGGGCGCGGATAATGTAACGGGGCTCAAGCTAGTCACCGAAGCTGCGGGTGCGATCTTCGGATCGCGCGGTAGGAGAGCGTTCCTACGCTCGTGAAGCGGCGGCGTAAGCCAGCCGTGGAAGCGTGGGAAGTGAGAATGCCGGCATGAGTAACGAAAGAGGGGTGAGAATCCCCTCCGCCGATTGCCCAAGGATTCCTGAGTAAAGTTCGTCTGCTCAGGGTTAGTCGGGACCTAAGGCGAGGCCGAAAGGCGTAGTCGATGGCTAACAGGTTGATATTCCTGTACCACGTCGCTTCCGTTTGACCGATGGGGGGACGAGGAAGGCTAAGGGAACCCAGGCGATGGTCGTCCTGGGGTAAGCGTGTAGGGGTGGTCCCAGGCAAATCCGGGACCGCATTAACCTGAGGCGCGATGCCAGCTGGCTATAAGCCGGCGAGTCCCTGACGCCATACCTCCAAGAAAAGCCTCTAGGGAGGAAGCGCGTGCCCGTACCAAAACCGACACAGGTGGGCAAGTAGAGAATACTAAGGTGATCGAGATAACCCTCGTTAAGGAACTCGGCAAAATTGCTCCGTAACTTCGGGATAAGGAGCGCCCCAGTAGGGTGTAGCGCCTTGCGCGTGAAGCCCGAGGGGGCCGCAGTGAATAGGTCCAAGCGACTGTTTACCAAAAACACAGGTCTCTGCTAAGTCGAAAGACGACGTATAGGGGCTGACGCCTGCCCGGTGCCGGAAGGTTACGTGGAGGTGTTAGGGGTTCGCCCCGAAGCACCGAAGCTAAGCCCCGGTAAACGGCGGCCGTAACTATAACGGTCCTAAGGTAGCGAAATTCCTTGTCGGGTAAGTTCCGACCTGCACGAATGGCGTAACGACTTGGACGCTGTCTCAACGAGGGGCTCGGTGAAATTGCAGTCTCGGTGAAGATGCCGAGTACCCGCGGCTAGACGGAAAGACCCCGTGAACCTTTACTACAACTTGGTATTGGGGTTCGATGCATTTCGCTCAGGATAGGTGGGAGGCTTTGAAGCATCGGCTGCGGCCGGTGTGGAGCCAACCTTGAGATACCACCCTTGGTGTATTGGACTTCTAACTCCGCTCCGTATATCCGGGCGGGGAACAGTGCCAGGCGGGTAGTTTGACTGGGGCGGTCGCCTCCCAAAATGTAACGGAGGCGCACAAAGGTTCCCTCAGTACGGTTGGAAATCGTGCGTAGAGTGCAAAGGCAGTAAGGGAGCTTGACTGCGAGACTGACAGGTCGAGCAGGTGCGAAAGCAGGTCTTAGTGATCCGGCGGTAGCAAGTGGAAGTGCCGTCGCTCAACGGATAAAAGGTACTCCGGGGATAACAGGCTTATCGGGCCCAAGAGTCCACATCGACGGCCCGGTTTGGCACCTCGATGTCGGCTCGTCGCATCCTGGGGCTGAAGTAGGTCCCAAGGGTTGGGCTGTTCGCCCATTAAAGCGGTACGCGAGCTGGGTTCAGAACGTCGTGAGACAGTTCGGTCCCTATCTGCCGTGGGCGTTGGAGAATTGAGAGGATTCGTCCCTAGTACGAGAGGACCGGGATGAACGCACCTCTGGTGTATCTGTTGTCCTGCCAAGGGCATAGCAGGTTAGCTACGTGCGGATCGGATAACCGCTGAAGGCATCTAAGCGGGAAGCCGACCTCGAGATGAATTCTCCCACCACTTCGAGTGGGTAAGTCCCCTGGTAGACCACCAGGTTGATAGGCCGGATCTGGAAGCACGGTGACGTGCGAAGGAGACCGGTACTAATGGGACGAGGGCTTGACGGATATTTTTCATTTGGTGATGCCTTGATGTGGCACTGTGCGGTTTTGAGGGACCGTCGGGAGCTCTCGCGAGTTTCCGGTGGTTATGGCGAGGGGGAAACACCTCTTCCCTTTCCGAACAGAGCAGTTAAGCCCCTCAGCGCCGATGGTACTTGGCCCGCAAGGGCCCGGGAGAGTAGGACGCCGCCGGTTTATCTTCACGAGCCGCCCTCCGGGGCGGCTCGTCGTCGTTCTGGGTCGAGATGGTGGAACGCCGCCGCTTAATCCTCACGAGCTGCTCTCTTGGGTGGCTCGTCGTCGTTCCGGCTCGAGACAGACACCGGTGGGGTTCCTCGGACCACACCGTCGCCCCGCCGTGGCCGCGTGGCGAAGGGACGCGGCCTGCGGTGGATGACGGAGGTGGGAGGGGCCATCGCGTTTGCGAGGCGGCGGTGCAGAGGCGTAGTGTCCGGGCCTGGCCGTCGGAAGGGAGAGGGCGATGAGCGAGCGGGATGGGTACGAGCCGGGAACGCCGTGCTGGGTGGATCACGGGTCCGCGGACCCCGAGGGCGCGGCCAGGTTCTACCGCGGGATGTTCGGCTGGGAGGCTGTCGATGCGATGCCGCCCGACGCGCCCGGCCAGTACTTCATGTGCTCGCTGCGCGGCAAGCAGGTCGCGGCGATCGGCTCGCAGCCGCAGGAGGGCGTGCCGGCGATGTGGAACACCTACATCGCGACCGGCTCCGCCGATGACACTGCCGCGAAGGTCCGCGAGGCCGGCGGCGCCGTGCTGATGGAGCCGTTTGACGTGTTCGATGCCGGCCGGATGGCCGTCTTCACCGACCCGTCGGGCGCCGTCTTCTGCGCGTGGCAGGCGGGGGCGACGCGCGGGGCGCAAGTCGTCAACGAGCCGGGCACGCTGTGCTGGAACGAGCTCGCCACGCGTGACGCCGATGGCGCGAGGGCCTTCTACGGCGCAGTGTTCGGGTGGCGGGGGCTGGCGATGGACGCCGGCGACATGGACTACACGGTCTGGAACCTCGCGGGTGACGGCGAGCCGACCATGCAGGCGGCGGTCGGCGGGATGATGCCCATGGTCGGTGACATGTGGCCGTCCGATCTGCCGTCGCACTGGATGGTCTACTTCGCCGTCGAGGACACGGACGCCGCGGCCGCGCGCTGCGAAGAGCTCGGGGGCAGCACCACCGTGGCGCCGTTCGACTCGCCCGCCGGCCGCATCGCCGTGCTCAACGACTCGGTCGGCGGCGTCTTCTCGCTGATCACCATGCCTGACCAGCCGGCGGCCTGAGGCGGAGCGACGGCGACTCGAGGCGGGCGCGGAGACGCGCGGCGGAACCGTCGGGCGCCCGATGGCTCGGCGGAGCCTGCGCGTCCGCTTGCCCGCGGCGGCCGGCCGCGCGCGGCGGTCGTCCGGCTGTCGTCCGGCTGTCGTCCGGCTGTCGTCCGGCCGTCGCCCGAGCCGCGCGGCGGGGCCGCGCAGCTCGGGCCACGGCCGGCAGTTCAGGGGCCATGACCCCCACGCCGGCCGGCCGGCGAGGTCAGCGAAGGCTCCAACCCGGGATGCGCGTCGGGCGGTCGCGGCGGAGCGGGGTGAGGCAGTGGTGGTGCCGCGGCGCGACCGCACCGGGCCGGCGCGACCGGTGAACCGGGCGCAGCGGCTGACGGTGCGGGTGCGCCGGCGTCTCGGCGCGTTCGAGCGGGCGGGACGTCGCCGCCGATCCGGCGGAATCGTCCAGCGTGATGAAGGCGCGAGCGAGGCCGAGGGCGCGACCGGCAACCGCGCGCCACCGGGATGGGCGGGTCGCCGGACCGTCCGCACCGGCGAGCACGGCCCAGCCGCCGATCCGATCCATAGCCTCCCAGCCACGGGTCGCCGGCGAGCCCAGCTCGGTCTGGTGCGGAGTGTTCTCGGAGGGGAACATGTGTTCGGAAACCTAGGTGCTGGATCGGACGGAACAGGTGTTCTGCACGAGAACTTGCAGACCGGGTCTGCATCCGCTCTCATCGCCCCCCGACCCAGCTGCGGGCGCGCCGCCTGTGCGGCGCCGGTAGCGTGCCGCGAGCGTGATCCACCTGCGCATCGTCAGCCCGCCGAACCGCACCAAGGAGGTCCTCGACCTCCTCGGCGGCGACGATGCGGTGTGCAACGTCATCACCCTCCCCGGCCGCGCCATCAAGCCGACCGGCGACATGATCCTCGCCGACGTCGCGCGCGAGGACGCCTCGATCGTGGTCAGCGACCTGCGCCACCTCGGCATCGAGGAGCACGGCTCGATCGCGATCGAGCACATCGACACCGCGCTGGGCTCGAACGCCGCCGCCGCGATCTCCAGCGCGCGCGGCGAGGAGGCCGACGCCGTCGTGTGGGAGGAGGTGCAGACCCGCACGTCCGAGGAGGCGTCGCTGTCCTGGACCTACCTCGCGTTCATGATGCTCGCGGCCAGCATCGGCGCCTGCGGACTGTTCACCGACAACCCGATCCTGATCGTCGGGGCGATGGTCGTCAGCCCGGACTTCGGTCCCATCGCCGGCGTCTGCGTCGGCCTCGTCACGCGCCGCGGACACCTGGCGCTGCGGTCCATGCTCGCCATCGTCGTGGGCTTCGCCGCCGCCAGCGCCACGGCCTATGTCGTCGCCCAGGCGCTCCTCGTCACGGGCGCCGCGGACCGCGACTTCAACGTCGACAGCAGCGGCCTCGCCAACCTCATCGCCAGCCCCGACGCCTTCACGTTCGTCGTCGCGTTCTGCGCCGGCGCGGCCGGCACGCTCTCGCTGACGACCGCCAAGTCCGGCGCGCTCATCGGCGTGCTCATCTCGGTGACGACGATCCCGGCGGCGTCCGACATCGGCGTCTCCGCCGCCACCCTCGACTGGCACAGCGCCGCCGGCAGCGCCGAGCAGCTCATCGCGAACATCGCCACGATCATCCTCGCGGGCACCCTGACGCTCCTCCTGCAACGGCTCGCCTACAACAGACGGAGGCGGGCGCACGACCGCGCCCGTGCAGACGACCTCGCTAGCGGGTCGACCCCAGGGACGCCCAGACCTCGAGCTTCGTCGCCACGCGGCTGACCACCTCGTCGGTGAACTCGATCGTGCCCGAGTGCCCGGCGAGGTCCGGTGTGCGGATGCCCGCGCCCACCGTCTCGAGCACCGCCTCGTAGATCGCGCGCGAGGCGGTCTCGGCGGCCGCGTCCCCCGCGCGCCCCGCGTAGCCGAGCACCGCTCCGCACGCGAGGATCATCGCCATCGGGTTCGCGACGTCCTTGCCCAGCAGCGCCGGCGCGGTGCCGTGCGGCGCCTCCGCCATCGCCACCTTGGTGTCGAGCGACTCGTCGAACGCCAACAGCACGGACTCGGCGCCCGCGATCGAGCCGAACATCGGCATGACGAGGTCCGACAGGCAGTCTCCGTCCCGGTTGAGGGCAGGGATCACCAGCGGGCACTCGCCGGCACCCGTGATGAGCCCGGCGTACGTGGCGTCGATGAGCACGGGCTCGTAGATGACCTCGGGATGGCGGGCCGCGGCCGCGTCCATCTCCTCCTTGAGCATCCCCTCATACACGGGGGACACCGTCCACTTCGGGCCGCCGTAGACCTTGCCGCCCATCTGGGCGGCGGTGCGGAACGCATACTCGGCGACGGCAGAGCAGTTGCCGCGCGTGATCCGCTCGGTGCGCAGCGCGACCTCGCCGCCCGAGCCCTCGTCGCCCTCGCGCCACTGCTCCGCGCCATAGGCGTCGCCGACCGCCATCCGCACCACCGAGATCGGGTAGTGCACGCCGCCGAACGGCGTCACCCCGGGAATGCGCCGGCCCGTCCGGATGATCACCTTGCCGTCGATGCCCTCGCGCAGGATGCGATTCGGCGAGCCGACGTCGTCCCTGCCCTCGGGCGTGATCGTCGCGGCCTTGATGCCGAATCCGGACGCGCGCATCGCCTGTGCGGCATCGTCGACCACGGCGTTGGCGGTGCGGCGGCGGTGCTCGAGGGAGAGATCGAAGCGCTCGAGCGTGAGCTCGACTCCCAGCAGCTCGGGATCGAGCAGGCGCAGGGCCCGCTCGAGCAGCTCCTGGCCGGTCTCGTCACCCTCCATCACGGTGATCGTCAGCATGGCTGCCCCGCAGGGTATCTTCGGCCGCGTGAGCGAGCAGTGCAGCTGGTGCGGGGCCCCGGTCGACGAGGACGGCGGCTTCCGCGCGACGGAGCCGGAGGGCGATCGGCGGGCGGCGTTCTGCCGGCTCGAGCACGTGGTCCCATGGATCATCAACGGTGCCCACTGGGAGCCCGGCCGAATCGTCGAGCTCGGTGACGACGGCGTCGCTCTGGGGGTCTGCGCGCAGTGCGGCGGCGATCTCGGCGACACCCGCGTGCTGCTCGTCCGCCACCGCGGCGCCCACCGGATCGCTGACGCGTTCTGCCGGCTCGACCACCTGCTGGAGTGGGCGAAGCGGGGCGGGCGCTGGCGTACCGGCGTCTGAGCGGACGGTTCAGGCGGGCCGCAGCGTCCCGCGCCGCGCCACCGTCGCGGCGACCACCAGCACCGTCAGCCCGCACGCCGCGAGCACGGCCACCCGCCACGACGACACGTCGATGACGATCCCCGCCATCGCGTTGCCCAGGGCGACGCCGGCCACCGTCGCCGTGATGATCCATGTGAACGCCTCCGTCAGCGTCCCTGCCGGCGCCAGCGCCGAGGCCAGCAGGTTCCCCGCCGCCGACAACGGCGCGAGCACGCACCCGCTCACGATCGCCAGCGGCACGA from Capillimicrobium parvum encodes the following:
- a CDS encoding transglycosylase domain-containing protein, yielding MNEPIPFPSRRKPRLKKLRLLLILVPLLALAVISTVFGMMMAVASDLPDLENRAEFKHSKNSIITDIRGRRLGILTSNQGRVLVPFEDINPSMTNAIIAIEDERFYTNAGVDLKAIGRAFVADVIQGKPRQGGSTITQQFVKRALERENKRTVFEKLREAALAYHLTRKWSKQKILTEYLNSVYFGSGAYGVESAARTYFGADHPGCGESLAKPCSKVLTPFESAFLAGIVQNPSGYDPIDHPQAAKARRNQVLEKMREQGKITDAEYREFITEALPGEAQISPPTETGPTPSTPYFTTWVRQQVVDRYGAIASFQGGLKIRTTLDLDIQRAAEQAVASRFANPDGPTASVVVIDNKTGEVRAMVGGRDYNTSAFNLATQGQRQPGSSFKPFVLAQALKEGVSPDSLWPSRKREFTVPGTKGREVFVVNNDEGSYAGTRTLRSALTWSDNSVFAAVGIQVGTKKIARLAERMGIRTKVSHNYAITLGGLRHGVTPLDMAHAYQTIERGGRKISGTLGASRFGPVGIHEVTRGDKVLDRNKVKSRRVLPQSIADQMASMMSTVVTTGTGTHARLNEWAAGKTGTTENYGDAWFVGFTKRYTTAVWVGYPDRLTPMKTLYRGQPVMGGTFPADIWHDVMTSIENIDKTREEARRQRLIAKLTREGKKIPPSLTQTEPQTTTPVAPVAPAPSTASPDTGVPPTGATGETGGATGGGTTGDGTTGAPDGGTTGGGTGGGGGGTQTPAAPTPATPPPETPAPAAPAPAPAPSSGSTGGAGAGAGGAVAPTG
- the tyrS gene encoding tyrosine--tRNA ligase, which encodes MSTPLLRNAVDALPAGELERKLALDRPLRVKLGVDPTTADLHLGHTVVLGKLREFQDAGHRVVLIIGDYTARVGDPSGRSKARPVPSGEEIDANARTYQEQAFKVLRDDPDLLEVRWNSEWLDMPMEELFRLTRVATVAQILERDDFAKRWAARTPIAMLELLYPLLQGYDSVAVRADVEIGGTDQKFNLLLGRDVQRAYGQPEQAVLTLPILVGTDGHEKMSKSLGNYVGVSEPPEEQYGKTLSLPDEAMGQWYELLLGRDPDPSSSPRDAKHALAREIVARYHGEQAADAAAAHFQRVVVQKQAPAEMGELAVAGDPVHVPAVLAEAFGISRSEARRLMAQDGVRLDDEVLRDADVPAQALDGRVLRAGKRRFVRLRRDV
- a CDS encoding VOC family protein, with protein sequence MSERDGYEPGTPCWVDHGSADPEGAARFYRGMFGWEAVDAMPPDAPGQYFMCSLRGKQVAAIGSQPQEGVPAMWNTYIATGSADDTAAKVREAGGAVLMEPFDVFDAGRMAVFTDPSGAVFCAWQAGATRGAQVVNEPGTLCWNELATRDADGARAFYGAVFGWRGLAMDAGDMDYTVWNLAGDGEPTMQAAVGGMMPMVGDMWPSDLPSHWMVYFAVEDTDAAAARCEELGGSTTVAPFDSPAGRIAVLNDSVGGVFSLITMPDQPAA
- a CDS encoding DUF389 domain-containing protein; this encodes MIHLRIVSPPNRTKEVLDLLGGDDAVCNVITLPGRAIKPTGDMILADVAREDASIVVSDLRHLGIEEHGSIAIEHIDTALGSNAAAAISSARGEEADAVVWEEVQTRTSEEASLSWTYLAFMMLAASIGACGLFTDNPILIVGAMVVSPDFGPIAGVCVGLVTRRGHLALRSMLAIVVGFAAASATAYVVAQALLVTGAADRDFNVDSSGLANLIASPDAFTFVVAFCAGAAGTLSLTTAKSGALIGVLISVTTIPAASDIGVSAATLDWHSAAGSAEQLIANIATIILAGTLTLLLQRLAYNRRRRAHDRARADDLASGSTPGTPRPRASSPRG
- a CDS encoding isocitrate/isopropylmalate family dehydrogenase, producing the protein MLTITVMEGDETGQELLERALRLLDPELLGVELTLERFDLSLEHRRRTANAVVDDAAQAMRASGFGIKAATITPEGRDDVGSPNRILREGIDGKVIIRTGRRIPGVTPFGGVHYPISVVRMAVGDAYGAEQWREGDEGSGGEVALRTERITRGNCSAVAEYAFRTAAQMGGKVYGGPKWTVSPVYEGMLKEEMDAAAARHPEVIYEPVLIDATYAGLITGAGECPLVIPALNRDGDCLSDLVMPMFGSIAGAESVLLAFDESLDTKVAMAEAPHGTAPALLGKDVANPMAMILACGAVLGYAGRAGDAAAETASRAIYEAVLETVGAGIRTPDLAGHSGTIEFTDEVVSRVATKLEVWASLGSTR